Proteins encoded by one window of Roseibium sp. Sym1:
- a CDS encoding GntR family transcriptional regulator, with translation MSPKQQTTTSFPSLPRQRLGERIADVLRQQILLGHLTPGKNIPERETAAALGVSRTPLREGLLVLEAEGLVEMSPSKSPVVANPSFVEVSHLLLVQSALEGLAGECACEEATQQEIDEIEAKHQMMLANVQEPDQIKFFQIDMSFHEAIVAATKNPSLIKTHRQYHSRLWRVRFLSARHRAARDKAMIDHGRIVEGLKQRDKERVSLEMKDHLRRAIDNIRIVFAEEETSKASGE, from the coding sequence GTGTCGCCGAAACAACAGACCACGACCAGTTTTCCGTCTCTTCCCCGACAGCGGCTGGGGGAGCGGATTGCAGACGTTCTTCGTCAGCAGATCCTGCTTGGGCACCTGACTCCCGGGAAGAACATTCCGGAGCGTGAAACCGCCGCCGCCCTGGGCGTCAGCCGCACTCCCTTGCGAGAAGGGCTGCTGGTTCTCGAGGCCGAAGGTCTGGTTGAAATGTCACCTTCCAAGAGCCCGGTTGTGGCAAATCCGTCCTTTGTCGAGGTGAGCCACCTGCTGCTGGTGCAGTCCGCGCTGGAGGGACTGGCGGGCGAGTGTGCCTGCGAGGAGGCAACCCAGCAGGAAATCGACGAGATCGAAGCCAAGCACCAGATGATGCTCGCCAATGTGCAGGAACCCGACCAGATCAAGTTTTTCCAGATCGACATGTCGTTTCACGAAGCGATTGTCGCGGCGACCAAGAACCCGTCGCTGATCAAGACCCACAGGCAGTACCACTCGCGCCTGTGGCGCGTCCGTTTTCTGTCCGCAAGGCATCGGGCCGCCCGCGACAAGGCAATGATCGACCATGGCCGGATCGTCGAGGGGCTGAAACAGCGCGACAAGGAGCGGGTATCACTGGAGATGAAAGATCATCTGCGGCGCGCCATAGACAACATCAGGATCGTGTTTGCCGAGGAAGAGACATCCAAGGCGTCCGGCGAATGA
- a CDS encoding DUF1176 domain-containing protein — MKPRLLTLLISASAAFLTAVGAMAQPGRTVPSFDSWTVDCGNTGVCFASSFTRSQSVWVDLRIVRDWHAEAQPLVRLTTNTELPKEGTLKFEVDGKAIEALPIEQLREMQSAVNPPAGFRPLGGEGFWYPTGPATLTLLEAMRSGAELTIRLPAANGADPVGVPVPLQGLKASLLWLDNRQERTGTVSAIVAPGTEPAKDAPHAVALMSADQLPPEVAAVWSANRLCSEIDPTIFASLNAVRVPLAEGASLYIIPCGAPTAYNSPYVSVLSGKDGAARQVHVARMSEKGPIATDLIYNAKWIPADQQLVSYFKGSGVGECGLWNRWVWNGTGLVLLEEATRTTCDGTEPDLSNWSSTWPPKNASN; from the coding sequence ATGAAGCCAAGACTGTTGACATTGCTGATCTCCGCCAGCGCGGCATTCCTGACCGCCGTTGGCGCGATGGCGCAGCCCGGGAGAACGGTGCCAAGTTTCGATAGCTGGACGGTCGACTGCGGCAATACCGGCGTCTGCTTTGCGTCCTCCTTCACCCGCAGCCAATCCGTCTGGGTCGATCTGCGCATCGTGCGCGACTGGCACGCGGAAGCCCAGCCGCTGGTGCGCCTGACCACCAACACCGAACTGCCCAAGGAAGGCACCTTGAAGTTCGAGGTGGACGGCAAGGCGATCGAAGCCCTGCCGATAGAGCAGTTGCGGGAAATGCAGTCGGCGGTCAATCCGCCGGCGGGTTTTCGCCCGCTCGGAGGCGAAGGCTTCTGGTATCCGACCGGCCCTGCCACGCTCACGCTTCTGGAAGCCATGCGCTCCGGGGCGGAACTGACGATCCGGCTGCCGGCGGCCAACGGAGCCGACCCTGTTGGCGTGCCCGTCCCCCTGCAGGGACTGAAAGCAAGCCTGCTGTGGCTCGACAACCGGCAGGAACGGACCGGGACGGTCTCCGCGATCGTGGCCCCGGGCACGGAGCCGGCCAAGGACGCGCCTCACGCCGTCGCGCTGATGAGTGCCGACCAGTTGCCGCCGGAAGTCGCCGCCGTTTGGTCCGCCAACCGGCTGTGTTCCGAAATCGATCCGACCATCTTCGCCAGCCTGAACGCGGTCAGGGTGCCGCTGGCCGAAGGCGCATCCCTCTACATCATTCCCTGCGGCGCACCGACCGCCTATAACAGCCCCTATGTGTCCGTGCTGTCCGGCAAGGACGGCGCGGCCCGCCAGGTCCATGTTGCGCGCATGTCCGAAAAGGGTCCGATTGCAACGGACCTCATCTACAACGCAAAGTGGATCCCCGCGGATCAGCAGCTTGTCAGCTACTTCAAGGGCTCCGGTGTCGGCGAATGCGGCTTGTGGAACCGTTGGGTCTGGAACGGCACCGGGCTGGTGCTGCTGGAAGAGGCAACCAGAACGACATGTGACGGTACGGAACCTGACTTGTCCAACTGGTCAAGTACCTGGCCGCCCAAAAACGCGTCGAATTAG
- a CDS encoding GNAT family N-acetyltransferase: MASDQRSSPTVRPFLPGDLSALLTMNNAAVPAVSDLTAEAFLDLINGALVCLVAEADGEPAGFLLCLGHGVDYDSPNYVWLSERFTDFAYTDRICVDETMRGRKLGDALYGALFQRYAGTGKVFLCEVNERPPNPGSLRFHKRLGFEEVGKADHGDKAVVYLKRAAQPAGQAKP, from the coding sequence ATGGCTTCAGATCAGCGCTCTTCTCCGACCGTCCGCCCGTTTCTGCCGGGCGATCTCAGTGCCCTCCTGACCATGAACAATGCGGCGGTTCCGGCGGTCAGCGACCTCACGGCGGAGGCGTTTCTCGACCTGATCAACGGCGCTCTTGTCTGTCTCGTGGCCGAAGCCGACGGCGAACCGGCCGGTTTTCTGCTCTGCCTCGGCCACGGTGTCGACTATGACAGCCCCAACTATGTCTGGCTGAGCGAGCGTTTCACCGACTTCGCCTATACCGACCGGATCTGTGTGGATGAGACCATGCGCGGCCGCAAGCTTGGCGACGCTCTCTATGGCGCACTTTTTCAGCGATACGCCGGAACCGGCAAGGTCTTTCTGTGCGAGGTCAACGAGCGCCCCCCCAATCCGGGATCGCTGCGGTTTCACAAGCGCCTGGGCTTTGAAGAAGTCGGCAAGGCCGACCACGGCGACAAGGCGGTTGTCTACCTGAAACGGGCAGCCCAGCCGGCTGGCCAGGCGAAACCATGA
- a CDS encoding cytoplasmic protein yields the protein MRIARFVRLILSALTLFASVSAPAMAEEYRVYFSFSGEKRLPDCTAASVKSAVAGSIARANKEYYGGRTIMSVDEINEVSYRANGVSPVARRYCRGKASLSDGSLHSVHYMVEEHAGFVGLSWNVEACLSPLDKWRVYGAHCSTVRPH from the coding sequence GTGCGTATTGCCCGTTTTGTCCGCTTGATCCTGTCGGCCCTGACCTTGTTCGCAAGCGTCTCCGCGCCTGCCATGGCCGAGGAGTATCGCGTGTATTTCTCGTTCTCCGGCGAGAAACGGTTGCCGGACTGCACCGCGGCCTCGGTGAAAAGCGCGGTCGCAGGGTCGATCGCCCGGGCGAACAAGGAGTATTACGGCGGCCGCACCATTATGAGTGTCGACGAGATCAACGAAGTCAGTTACCGCGCCAATGGCGTCAGCCCGGTGGCGCGCCGCTATTGCCGCGGCAAGGCAAGCCTGTCCGACGGCAGCCTTCACTCGGTCCACTACATGGTCGAGGAGCATGCCGGATTTGTCGGTCTCAGCTGGAATGTCGAAGCCTGTCTCTCTCCGCTCGACAAGTGGCGTGTCTATGGTGCCCATTGCAGCACCGTGCGCCCGCACTGA
- a CDS encoding MBL fold metallo-hydrolase — protein sequence MPPIQVMVIVVSAFQQNCSLIWDPATMRAAVVDPGGDIDRIQAAIQKQGVTVEKIVLTHGHIDHVGGAADLAEALKVPVEGPHEADKPLIDRVAEQAAQFGVDGVRPVTPDRWMVEGDTVEIAGRSFEVLHCPGHSPGHLVFFDRELRFAISGDVLFAGSIGRTDLPGGDHAALISSIKEKLLPLGDDVAFLPGHGQASTIGQERETNPFLT from the coding sequence ATGCCGCCGATCCAGGTCATGGTCATCGTGGTGTCCGCATTCCAGCAGAACTGCTCGCTGATCTGGGATCCCGCCACGATGCGCGCGGCGGTCGTTGACCCGGGTGGAGATATCGACCGGATCCAGGCTGCCATTCAAAAGCAGGGTGTCACGGTCGAGAAAATCGTGCTGACTCATGGTCATATCGACCATGTCGGCGGTGCCGCCGACCTGGCTGAAGCCCTCAAGGTGCCGGTTGAAGGCCCGCATGAGGCGGACAAGCCGCTGATCGACCGGGTTGCCGAGCAGGCAGCCCAGTTCGGCGTTGACGGCGTCAGGCCGGTGACACCGGACCGCTGGATGGTCGAGGGCGACACGGTGGAGATAGCCGGACGGTCCTTCGAGGTTCTGCACTGCCCGGGGCATTCCCCCGGCCATCTGGTCTTCTTCGACCGGGAGCTGCGTTTCGCGATTTCCGGGGATGTCCTGTTTGCCGGGTCGATCGGACGCACCGATCTGCCGGGTGGCGATCACGCCGCCCTCATCAGCTCCATCAAGGAAAAACTGCTTCCGCTCGGTGACGATGTCGCCTTCCTGCCGGGACACGGCCAGGCGTCAACCATTGGCCAGGAACGCGAGACCAACCCGTTTCTGACCTAA
- a CDS encoding TRAP transporter substrate-binding protein: protein MKIFSLVAAATLSAGLATAASAAEFNLRMQTHYSAEAVSGQLAQEFIDNIERMSGGRVEIEMFWSSAVVATVEGFDAAATGVLDGEMHGGAYLTGKNPAFQFVGDPMGGYDTPWELYSFYYFGGGEEAANALYEANNMHLVGWWTGGQESMSSSKPIAGPADLKDWKFRSPPGLETEIFAELGASPIVIDFTEVFTSLETGIIDGADASSLANNVGLGLYDIVGHATYPGFHSMPVDHVTFNLDVWNSFPDDIKAMFETAAQALALQTAMRINIANEEAASMLREKGVTLYNWSPEDRAEFRAGAQRAWDGWAEKTPEAKALVEAHRKFLRRIGKID from the coding sequence ATGAAAATCTTCAGCCTGGTGGCAGCCGCCACCTTGTCCGCAGGACTTGCAACGGCCGCATCGGCAGCCGAATTCAACCTGCGCATGCAGACCCACTACTCGGCCGAGGCCGTATCAGGCCAGTTGGCTCAGGAATTCATAGACAATATCGAACGCATGTCCGGCGGACGTGTCGAGATCGAGATGTTCTGGTCCTCTGCTGTTGTCGCCACGGTCGAAGGCTTCGACGCGGCCGCCACCGGTGTCCTGGACGGCGAGATGCATGGTGGTGCCTACCTGACCGGCAAGAACCCGGCCTTCCAGTTCGTGGGGGACCCGATGGGCGGTTACGACACGCCCTGGGAGCTCTACAGTTTCTACTATTTCGGCGGGGGCGAAGAAGCTGCCAACGCCCTCTACGAGGCGAACAACATGCACCTCGTGGGCTGGTGGACCGGCGGCCAGGAATCCATGTCGTCTTCCAAGCCGATCGCCGGCCCCGCAGATCTGAAGGACTGGAAGTTCCGCTCGCCTCCAGGTCTGGAGACCGAGATTTTCGCGGAACTCGGAGCATCGCCGATCGTCATCGACTTCACCGAAGTCTTCACGTCCCTGGAAACCGGCATCATCGACGGGGCGGATGCCTCCAGCCTGGCCAACAATGTCGGGCTGGGCCTCTATGACATCGTCGGTCATGCCACCTACCCGGGTTTCCATTCCATGCCGGTGGACCACGTCACCTTCAATCTCGACGTCTGGAACAGCTTCCCGGACGACATCAAGGCGATGTTCGAGACGGCCGCCCAGGCTCTTGCCCTCCAGACCGCGATGCGGATCAACATCGCCAACGAGGAAGCGGCCTCCATGCTGCGCGAAAAAGGCGTGACGCTCTACAACTGGTCCCCCGAAGACCGTGCGGAATTCCGTGCGGGCGCCCAGCGCGCCTGGGACGGCTGGGCGGAAAAGACACCGGAAGCCAAGGCTCTGGTCGAAGCGCACCGCAAGTTCCTGCGCCGGATCGGCAAGATCGATTAG
- a CDS encoding cold-shock protein: MHDGDSDRRSRGRRGGKREFGGPQDFGSDFGGSDFGGDFGGGRDGGYRGGRNNDFGGGYGRDDNRDGGRGGYGGGRSGGYGGDREGGYGGGRGGGYGGDREGGYGGGRGGGYGGGRSGGYGQREGGGGYGQREGGGGYGQREGGGGYGQREGGGGYGQREGGGGYGQREGGGGYGQQRPRRDGPPVERGPRQSGTVKFFKSDKGFGFITPDEGDADVFVHISAVERSGLSSLDSGMRISFETEPDRRGKGPKAVNLQILEEDGGDAAPDSPPAED, translated from the coding sequence ATGCACGATGGCGATTCGGACCGGCGGTCGCGTGGTCGGCGCGGCGGCAAGCGCGAGTTTGGCGGTCCGCAAGACTTCGGCAGTGATTTTGGCGGAAGCGATTTCGGTGGTGATTTTGGCGGTGGCCGGGATGGCGGCTACCGGGGTGGTCGCAATAACGATTTTGGTGGCGGCTACGGCCGCGACGATAACAGGGATGGTGGCCGCGGCGGATATGGCGGCGGTCGCAGTGGCGGCTATGGCGGAGACCGCGAAGGCGGTTACGGCGGCGGTCGTGGTGGCGGCTACGGTGGTGACCGCGAAGGCGGTTACGGTGGCGGTCGCGGCGGCGGCTACGGCGGCGGTCGCAGTGGCGGTTACGGTCAACGCGAAGGCGGTGGTGGCTATGGCCAGCGTGAAGGCGGCGGTGGTTATGGCCAGCGTGAAGGCGGCGGCGGCTATGGCCAGCGTGAAGGCGGCGGCGGCTACGGCCAGCGTGAAGGTGGCGGCGGCTACGGCCAGCGTGAAGGCGGTGGCGGTTACGGCCAGCAACGTCCGCGACGCGACGGCCCTCCGGTGGAGCGCGGTCCACGTCAATCCGGAACGGTGAAGTTCTTCAAGTCCGACAAGGGCTTTGGATTCATCACTCCGGATGAGGGCGATGCGGATGTGTTCGTACACATTTCTGCCGTTGAACGCTCCGGCCTTTCCTCGCTCGACAGCGGCATGAGGATTTCCTTTGAAACCGAGCCCGACCGGCGCGGCAAGGGACCGAAAGCCGTCAATCTGCAGATCCTCGAAGAGGATGGCGGCGACGCAGCCCCGGACAGCCCTCCGGCTGAAGACTGA
- a CDS encoding ribonuclease T2 family protein — protein sequence MAPVFRFWQCCAVLLAALTFQQARADEPGKFDFYVLALSWSPTYCKQEGEDASRHQCDVRNPFRFIVHGLWPQYERGFPESCPGAPQRIDRQIAVSMEDIMPSHNLVFHEWRKHGTCSGLSPEAYFQLTRAAFEKIIIPGAFRTLDKRGKASPATVEKAFRLANPGLNEDAMAVTCDRGELEEVRICLTRDLEFRTCRQVDRSGCRAGSLSVPPPRAR from the coding sequence ATGGCGCCGGTGTTCCGCTTCTGGCAATGTTGCGCCGTGCTGCTGGCTGCCCTGACGTTCCAGCAGGCCCGGGCCGACGAGCCCGGAAAGTTTGACTTCTACGTGCTTGCCCTGTCCTGGTCGCCGACCTATTGCAAACAGGAAGGCGAGGATGCAAGCCGCCATCAATGCGATGTCCGCAACCCGTTTCGCTTCATCGTTCATGGCCTATGGCCGCAATACGAGCGCGGGTTTCCGGAAAGCTGCCCCGGCGCGCCGCAGCGCATCGACCGTCAAATCGCCGTCTCCATGGAAGACATCATGCCGAGCCACAATCTCGTCTTCCACGAATGGCGCAAGCACGGCACCTGTTCCGGCCTGTCCCCGGAAGCCTATTTCCAACTGACCCGCGCAGCCTTCGAGAAGATCATCATTCCCGGAGCCTTCCGCACGCTCGACAAGCGCGGCAAGGCATCGCCCGCCACCGTGGAAAAGGCGTTCCGCCTGGCCAATCCGGGCTTGAACGAGGACGCCATGGCGGTCACATGCGACCGCGGAGAACTCGAGGAAGTCCGGATCTGCCTGACCAGGGACCTGGAGTTCCGCACCTGCCGGCAGGTCGACAGGTCCGGCTGCCGGGCCGGCAGTCTTTCCGTTCCCCCGCCCCGCGCGCGCTAG
- a CDS encoding glutathione S-transferase family protein, which produces MMKLRSSPASPFGRKVKLALAILGLKGRVEVEDANTADPSDSLRSQNPLGKIPALILENGDVLYDSAVILEYLDFVAGGGKLFPEGEARFAVLRDQTLADGVMDAAILRIYEKRFKEPKYRDPAWDAYQAAKMERGLAYFEANVPAAPGTAADIDAGTLTLACALGYLDLRFGDSNWRADHPKLAAWLDAFEAAVPAYADTRQPPAPVPDNAPAVLK; this is translated from the coding sequence ATGATGAAACTGCGCTCGTCGCCCGCCTCGCCCTTTGGCCGCAAGGTGAAGCTTGCCCTGGCAATCCTCGGCCTCAAGGGTCGCGTCGAAGTCGAGGACGCCAACACCGCCGACCCGTCCGACAGCCTGCGCAGCCAGAACCCGCTCGGCAAGATCCCGGCGCTGATCCTGGAAAACGGCGATGTTCTCTATGACAGTGCCGTCATCCTCGAGTATCTCGATTTCGTGGCCGGCGGCGGCAAGCTGTTCCCTGAAGGGGAAGCGCGTTTTGCCGTGCTGCGCGACCAGACCCTGGCCGACGGCGTGATGGACGCGGCCATTCTCAGGATCTACGAAAAGCGCTTCAAGGAACCGAAATACCGGGATCCGGCCTGGGATGCCTACCAGGCGGCCAAGATGGAGCGCGGCCTGGCCTATTTCGAGGCCAATGTTCCGGCCGCACCCGGCACCGCAGCGGATATTGACGCCGGCACGCTGACCCTGGCCTGTGCCCTTGGGTATCTCGACCTGCGGTTTGGGGACAGTAACTGGCGCGCCGATCATCCAAAGCTCGCTGCCTGGCTGGATGCATTCGAGGCAGCTGTCCCCGCCTATGCCGACACGAGGCAACCACCGGCGCCTGTTCCGGACAACGCGCCTGCCGTACTCAAGTAG
- a CDS encoding 23S rRNA (adenine(2030)-N(6))-methyltransferase RlmJ, translated as MNYRHAYHAGNIGDVLKHIVLARLISYFQRKDKAFRILDTHAGIGVYDLASEETRKTGEWQQGIAKVLDADMPAPVAELLEPWLDVVRALNPEGGLRIYPGSPEVARRLLRKNDRLTLTELHPQDFRMLSEHFAGDHQVKAIHLDGWLAMGSFLPPKEKRGLVLIDPAFEVTDEFTRMGEAILKAYRKWPGGTYALWYPLKDARAIRRMHDSFADAGVKDVLALELTVGKSGPDTRMLGSGMTLINPPYTLADEMRLVLPWLTDVLHQGPGAGWTVTQLIGE; from the coding sequence ATGAACTACCGGCACGCCTATCATGCGGGCAATATCGGCGATGTACTGAAACACATCGTTCTGGCGCGTCTGATCTCCTATTTCCAGCGCAAGGACAAGGCGTTCCGGATCCTCGACACACATGCAGGCATCGGGGTCTACGACCTGGCGTCGGAGGAAACCCGGAAGACAGGCGAATGGCAACAGGGCATCGCCAAGGTTCTCGACGCCGATATGCCGGCACCGGTCGCAGAGCTGCTCGAGCCCTGGCTTGATGTCGTGCGGGCCCTCAACCCGGAGGGCGGTCTCAGGATCTATCCCGGGTCCCCGGAAGTCGCGCGCCGGCTCCTGCGCAAGAACGATCGTCTCACGCTGACCGAACTTCATCCGCAGGACTTCAGGATGCTGTCGGAGCACTTCGCCGGCGATCATCAGGTCAAGGCCATCCATCTTGACGGCTGGCTGGCAATGGGCAGCTTTCTGCCCCCCAAGGAAAAGCGCGGTCTGGTCCTGATCGATCCTGCCTTCGAGGTGACGGACGAATTCACGCGAATGGGTGAAGCGATCCTGAAGGCGTACAGGAAATGGCCGGGGGGAACCTATGCGCTCTGGTATCCCCTCAAGGACGCACGGGCCATCCGAAGGATGCATGACAGTTTCGCAGATGCCGGCGTGAAGGACGTCCTGGCACTGGAACTGACTGTCGGCAAGAGCGGCCCGGACACCCGCATGCTTGGCTCCGGAATGACCCTGATCAATCCGCCCTATACACTGGCCGACGAGATGCGGCTGGTGCTGCCGTGGCTCACGGACGTCTTGCACCAGGGACCGGGCGCCGGCTGGACCGTGACACAGCTTATCGGCGAATAA
- a CDS encoding IlvD/Edd family dehydratase has protein sequence MDDYRSKYLAKSRLRSQEWFNNPNNPGMTALYLERYQNNGFTPEELQSGRPVIGIAQSGSELAPCNKIHLLLAERIKAGIRDGGGIPIEFPVHPLHENGKRPTAALDRNLAYLGLVEVLHGYPLDGVVLTTGCDKTTPAMLMGAATVDLPAIVLSGGPMLDGWWRGELAGSGTIIWESRRLLAEGVIDYDEFISRACASAPSLGHCNTMGTASTMNALAEALGMSLPGCAAIPAPFRERMGMAYETGKRIVAMVDEDLTPSKVLTREAFENAIRVATAIGGSTNAPPHLQAVARHAGVELNIQDWQDQGLKLPLLVNMQPAGRYLGERFFRAGGIPAVMGELLVEGLLNGNSMTVTGKTLAENLEGTRSVDHEVIASVADPLRENAGFMVLSGNLFDSALLKTSVISGEFRQRYLNKPGSENVFEARAIVFDGPEHYHATLNDPDLGIDENCILFIRGTGCIGFPGSAEVVNMQPPDRLIQEGIAHLPTVGDGRQSGTSESPSILNASPEAAIGGGLAYLRNGDRVRLDLNNRTLNALVDGEEWTARREGWSPPELVNQTPWQELYRANVGQLADGGCLEMAISYRRIRHMMPRDSH, from the coding sequence ATGGACGACTATCGCTCTAAGTATCTGGCCAAGTCCAGGTTGCGGTCACAGGAATGGTTCAACAATCCCAACAATCCGGGGATGACCGCCCTTTATCTTGAGCGCTACCAGAACAACGGCTTTACGCCGGAAGAGCTTCAGTCGGGTCGTCCTGTCATCGGAATTGCCCAGTCCGGTTCCGAACTCGCCCCGTGCAACAAGATCCATCTTTTGCTCGCGGAGAGGATCAAGGCCGGAATTCGTGATGGCGGCGGCATTCCGATAGAGTTTCCGGTGCATCCGCTCCACGAGAACGGCAAGCGGCCGACGGCCGCGCTGGACCGCAATCTTGCCTATCTGGGACTGGTCGAGGTCTTGCACGGATACCCGCTGGATGGCGTTGTCCTGACCACCGGATGCGACAAGACAACGCCCGCAATGCTGATGGGAGCGGCGACGGTGGACCTGCCCGCGATCGTTCTGTCCGGAGGGCCGATGCTGGACGGGTGGTGGCGAGGTGAACTCGCCGGTTCGGGAACGATCATCTGGGAGAGCCGGCGTCTGCTTGCCGAAGGGGTCATCGACTATGACGAGTTCATCAGCCGCGCCTGCGCATCGGCGCCTTCGCTGGGGCATTGCAACACGATGGGCACGGCCAGCACGATGAATGCCCTGGCCGAGGCGCTCGGCATGAGCCTGCCGGGCTGCGCCGCCATTCCCGCACCGTTTCGCGAACGGATGGGTATGGCGTATGAAACCGGCAAGCGCATCGTGGCCATGGTTGACGAGGATCTCACCCCTTCGAAGGTCCTGACGCGCGAGGCATTCGAGAATGCAATCCGGGTTGCAACGGCAATCGGCGGTTCCACCAATGCCCCCCCTCATCTGCAAGCCGTGGCACGCCACGCAGGCGTGGAGCTGAACATCCAGGACTGGCAGGATCAGGGCCTCAAGCTGCCGCTTTTGGTCAACATGCAGCCCGCAGGCAGGTATCTGGGCGAACGGTTCTTCCGGGCAGGCGGAATTCCCGCGGTCATGGGGGAGCTGCTGGTTGAAGGATTGCTGAACGGGAACTCGATGACGGTGACAGGCAAGACCCTCGCCGAGAATCTCGAGGGGACCAGAAGCGTTGATCACGAAGTGATCGCGAGCGTGGCCGACCCGTTGCGGGAAAATGCCGGTTTCATGGTTCTGAGCGGCAACCTGTTCGATTCCGCCCTTTTGAAAACCAGCGTGATTTCCGGGGAGTTCCGGCAGCGTTACCTGAACAAGCCGGGTTCGGAAAACGTTTTCGAGGCGCGTGCCATCGTTTTCGACGGTCCGGAGCACTACCATGCAACGCTGAACGATCCGGATCTGGGCATCGACGAAAACTGTATCCTGTTCATCCGGGGAACCGGGTGCATCGGTTTCCCGGGGTCGGCCGAAGTCGTGAACATGCAACCGCCCGACAGATTGATACAGGAAGGGATTGCGCACTTGCCGACCGTCGGTGACGGCAGGCAGTCCGGCACCTCGGAAAGCCCGTCCATTCTCAACGCTTCGCCGGAAGCCGCGATCGGTGGCGGACTGGCATATCTCAGGAACGGGGACAGGGTTCGCCTGGATCTCAACAATCGTACGCTCAACGCCCTGGTCGATGGCGAGGAATGGACCGCCAGGCGAGAAGGGTGGTCGCCCCCCGAGCTGGTGAACCAGACCCCCTGGCAGGAATTGTATCGTGCCAATGTCGGTCAACTGGCGGACGGGGGCTGTCTGGAAATGGCGATATCTTACCGACGGATCCGGCACATGATGCCGCGCGACAGTCACTGA
- a CDS encoding SDR family NAD(P)-dependent oxidoreductase has product MADTLFDVSGKTVLVSGGSRGIGLAVALAFAERGARVIITGRDETSLREACGSAEGSPERMTHACCDVADPATIQTCVDDVVAEFGRIDTLINCAGVNIRKPAVDYSPEEFDAIMDINLRGAFFMAQAVGRHMIGRGEGCIVNVDSLTSSKPLTQIAPYSMSKAGLSSMTRALALEWGAQGVRVNGLAPGFILTELTRKLWADPNLQSWNRTVTPLGRMGSVEDLVGAAIFLASPASAFLTGQTIRVDGGITCGLNWPIGGDYQVTCDA; this is encoded by the coding sequence GTGGCAGACACGCTTTTCGATGTATCCGGCAAGACCGTGCTGGTTTCGGGAGGGTCCAGGGGGATCGGTCTTGCCGTTGCCTTGGCTTTTGCCGAACGCGGCGCCCGCGTCATAATCACGGGCCGCGACGAGACGTCCTTGCGGGAAGCCTGCGGGAGTGCCGAGGGATCACCGGAGCGCATGACCCATGCATGTTGCGACGTTGCGGATCCTGCCACCATACAGACATGCGTCGACGACGTGGTGGCCGAATTCGGGCGGATCGATACGCTGATCAATTGCGCCGGCGTGAACATCCGCAAGCCGGCGGTCGATTATTCCCCGGAAGAGTTCGATGCGATCATGGATATCAACCTGCGTGGCGCGTTCTTCATGGCGCAGGCCGTCGGCCGGCACATGATCGGCCGGGGAGAAGGCTGCATTGTAAACGTGGACAGCCTCACCTCTTCCAAGCCGCTGACGCAGATCGCTCCCTACAGCATGTCGAAGGCGGGGCTCTCCAGCATGACACGCGCATTGGCCCTGGAATGGGGCGCGCAAGGCGTCCGTGTGAATGGCCTTGCGCCGGGTTTCATATTGACCGAACTCACGAGAAAGCTGTGGGCGGATCCGAACCTGCAGTCCTGGAACCGTACCGTCACGCCTCTCGGCCGCATGGGCAGTGTCGAGGACCTTGTCGGGGCGGCGATTTTTCTCGCCTCACCGGCAAGCGCCTTTCTGACCGGTCAGACAATCCGGGTCGACGGTGGGATAACCTGTGGCCTCAACTGGCCAATCGGCGGTGACTATCAAGTGACTTGCGACGCGTAG